In Balaenoptera musculus isolate JJ_BM4_2016_0621 chromosome 19, mBalMus1.pri.v3, whole genome shotgun sequence, one genomic interval encodes:
- the C19H19orf81 gene encoding putative uncharacterized protein C19orf81 homolog — protein MAWTPDFGRSLSAGCLPRKQYLRQVIAEYEALDRELPYIRKFPVPPAAQPLCLCMETSPEEDLTHLEVLEALEAEFPGAMESGRVSSIRFENMNVICGTAGRRDRWLITVTDFQTRSRLLRSGLRLRGLQHPLVRHDELLLGDYRLHLRRSLVRRRMLEALGAEPTEED, from the exons ATGGCATGGACCCCTGACTTTGGGAGGTCCCTGTCCGCTGGCTGTCTTCCCAGGAAGCAGTATCTGCGCCAGGTCATTGCAGAATACGAGGCACTGGACCGAGAGCTCCCATACATCCGCAAGTTCCCTGTGCCACCCGCCGCCCAGCCCCTCTGTCTGTGCATGGAGACCTCA CCCGAAGAGGACCTTACCCACCTGGAGGTGCTGGAGGCGCTGGAGGCCGAGTTCCCCGGGGCCATGGAGAGCGGGCGTGTGAGCAGCATCCGCTTTGAGAACATGAACGTCATCTGTGGGACTGCCGGGCGCCGGGACCG GTGGCTCATCACGGTCACGGACTTCCAGACTCGCTCGCGCCTACTGCGCTCGGGGCTCCGCCTCCGCGGGCTCCAGCACCCTCTCGTGCGCCACGACGAACTGCTGCTGGGCGATTACCGCCTGCACCTGCGCCGCTCCCTGGTCCGACGGCGCATGCTCGAGGCTCTGGGGGCGGAGCCGACCGAGGAAGACTGA